In Chitinophaga nivalis, a single genomic region encodes these proteins:
- a CDS encoding YHS domain-containing protein yields the protein MMKHIFLAAGAVLLFACGQTGKPAASQEAPAADTTQAVAAVSDKFPDPVCGMPYDTSYKESMVFHGDTLHFCSVTCKDVFSKAPEKFMAKLKH from the coding sequence ATGATGAAACATATATTCCTCGCAGCGGGAGCTGTACTGTTATTTGCCTGTGGCCAGACCGGAAAGCCGGCTGCATCTCAGGAAGCGCCAGCCGCAGACACCACGCAGGCAGTTGCTGCTGTCAGCGACAAATTCCCGGACCCGGTATGTGGCATGCCTTACGACACCAGCTATAAAGAGTCTATGGTATTTCACGGCGACACCCTTCATTTCTGCTCCGTTACCTGTAAGGATGTATTCAGCAAGGCGCCGGAAAAATTCATGGCTAAACTGAAGCACTAA
- a CDS encoding M13 family metallopeptidase encodes MDKTNAVKLPLLAAMITFAACNSNNSPQQQAADSTKVPAFNLADIDSSFKACDDFDNYVNGNWRKNNPVPSTESRWGAFGILDKENKEVRLKGIIAEITSKKDLKSGTEEQQIADYYTSYLDTATIEQRGITPLQPYLDKINGIKTLADWASVTGELQKIGVSSFTGFGADADAKDSKMNVLYQGQDGLSLGEKSYYERQDSATKNVRSEFVTHVDKMFSLAGFQDANPGKTILDFETKLAKLQLSNVELRDPVKNYNRAAYGELKKLAPDFDWDAFTQKQDIKTDTLVLQNKAYLTNASKLVKSTPLETLKTFTRFQLLSTAAPYLPKAFESENFHFFGTVMTGKKVQKTRIERAIRSTDNQLGMPLGKLFAKKYFPESSKQKVSEMIENVRKVYGERIDKLSWMSDSTKQMAHKKLASFTYKIGYPDKWKDYSSITIDKGKLLENAVAASLYHHKENVEKIGKPVDKSEWGMTPQTVNAYYNPLNNEVVFPAGILQPPFYNANADDAINYGGIIAVIGHEFSHGFDDQGSQFDADGNLKNWWTKSDRDNFEKLAKRYIDYFSSIEAAPGFKINGALTIGENIADLGGLTLAYYALVKSFEGKGEPKPIDGFTWQQRFFLGWAQVWHGSITDAGLRNQIQTDPHSPARFRINGPLPHLKEFEAAWGCAPGSKMVLPDSAKIVIW; translated from the coding sequence ATGGATAAAACAAATGCGGTAAAACTACCGTTGCTGGCTGCCATGATCACCTTTGCAGCGTGCAATTCCAACAACTCCCCGCAACAACAGGCTGCGGATTCAACCAAAGTTCCGGCATTTAACCTGGCCGACATCGACTCCAGCTTCAAAGCGTGCGATGACTTCGATAATTATGTAAACGGTAACTGGCGGAAAAACAATCCCGTTCCTTCCACAGAAAGCCGCTGGGGCGCTTTTGGTATCCTGGATAAAGAAAACAAGGAAGTACGCCTGAAAGGCATCATTGCTGAAATCACCAGCAAAAAAGACCTGAAAAGCGGTACAGAAGAGCAACAAATCGCAGACTACTACACTTCTTACCTCGATACTGCGACTATTGAGCAACGCGGTATTACGCCCCTGCAACCTTACCTCGACAAGATCAACGGGATTAAAACCCTCGCTGACTGGGCAAGCGTAACAGGCGAACTCCAGAAGATTGGCGTATCCAGCTTCACCGGATTTGGTGCAGACGCAGATGCCAAAGACAGCAAAATGAATGTGCTGTACCAGGGCCAGGATGGACTGAGCCTCGGCGAAAAAAGCTATTATGAAAGACAAGATTCTGCTACCAAAAATGTACGCAGCGAATTTGTCACCCACGTTGATAAAATGTTTAGTCTGGCAGGTTTCCAGGATGCCAATCCCGGTAAAACCATCCTCGACTTCGAAACCAAACTGGCGAAACTCCAGTTATCCAATGTAGAGCTGCGCGACCCGGTTAAAAACTACAACAGGGCTGCTTACGGCGAACTGAAAAAACTGGCGCCGGACTTCGATTGGGATGCCTTTACGCAAAAACAGGATATCAAAACCGATACCCTCGTACTCCAGAACAAAGCATACCTGACCAATGCCAGCAAACTGGTAAAAAGTACGCCACTGGAAACCCTGAAAACCTTCACCAGGTTCCAACTGCTGAGCACTGCTGCTCCTTATCTCCCGAAAGCCTTTGAATCAGAAAATTTCCATTTCTTCGGTACCGTAATGACCGGTAAAAAAGTGCAGAAAACCCGTATTGAACGTGCGATCCGCTCTACCGATAATCAACTGGGTATGCCACTGGGCAAACTGTTCGCAAAGAAATACTTCCCGGAAAGCAGCAAACAGAAAGTTTCCGAGATGATCGAAAACGTGCGTAAAGTTTATGGCGAAAGAATCGATAAACTCTCCTGGATGAGCGATTCTACCAAACAAATGGCACATAAAAAACTGGCTTCCTTTACCTATAAAATCGGGTATCCTGATAAATGGAAAGATTATTCTTCCATTACCATCGATAAAGGCAAACTGCTGGAAAACGCCGTTGCTGCCAGCTTATATCACCACAAAGAAAATGTTGAAAAAATTGGCAAACCGGTTGATAAAAGCGAATGGGGTATGACACCTCAGACAGTGAATGCTTACTACAACCCGTTGAACAACGAAGTAGTATTCCCTGCAGGTATCCTCCAGCCTCCTTTCTACAATGCCAATGCGGATGACGCGATCAACTACGGTGGTATCATCGCAGTAATCGGTCACGAATTCTCTCATGGTTTTGATGATCAGGGTTCTCAGTTCGATGCAGACGGTAACCTGAAAAACTGGTGGACTAAGTCTGACCGCGACAACTTCGAGAAACTGGCTAAACGCTATATCGATTACTTCAGCAGCATTGAAGCAGCTCCTGGCTTTAAAATCAATGGTGCCCTCACTATCGGTGAAAACATTGCCGATCTGGGTGGTTTAACCCTGGCATACTATGCACTGGTTAAATCTTTCGAAGGTAAAGGCGAACCTAAACCTATTGATGGATTCACCTGGCAGCAGCGTTTCTTCCTGGGCTGGGCACAGGTTTGGCACGGTAGCATTACCGACGCCGGTCTGCGCAATCAGATCCAGACAGATCCACACTCTCCGGCAAGATTCCGTATCAACGGTCCGCTGCCTCACCTGAAAGAGTTTGAAGCCGCCTGGGGTTGTGCTCCTGGCAGCAAGATGGTACTGCCTGATTCTGCCAAAATCGTTATCTGGTAA